Proteins encoded within one genomic window of Oryza brachyantha chromosome 7, ObraRS2, whole genome shotgun sequence:
- the LOC102713379 gene encoding tubulin alpha-3 chain, which yields MREIISIHIGQAGIQVGNACWELYCLEHGIEPDGTMPSDTSVGVAHDAFNTFFSETGAGKHVPRAIFVDLEPTVIDEVRTGSYRQLFHPEQLISGKEDAANNFARGHYTVGKEIVDLCLDRVRKLADNCTGLQGFLVFNAVGGGTGSGLGSLLLERLSVDYGKKSKLGFTIYPSPQVSTAVVEPYNSVLSTHSLLEHTDVAVLLDNEAIYDICRRSLDIERPTYTNLNRLISQIISSLTTSLRFDGAINVDVTEFQTNLVPYPRIHFMLSSYAPVISAEKAYHEQLSVPEITNAVFEPSSMMAKCDPRHGKYMACCLMYRGDVVPKDVNAAVATIKTKRTVQFVDWCPTGFKCGINYQPPSVVPGGDLAKVQRAVCMISNNTAVAEVFSRIDHKFDLMYAKRAFVHWYVGEGMEEGEFSEAREDLAALEKDYEEVGAEGADDEGDDAEDY from the exons aTGAGAGAGATCATCAGCATCCACATCGGCCAGGCCGGGATCCAGGTCGGCAACGCGTGCTGGGAGCTCTACTGCCTCGAGCACGGCATCGAGCCCGATGGCACCATGCCCAG TGATACATCGGTTGGCGTCGCACACGATGCGTTCAACACTTTCTTCAGTGAGACAGGTGCTGGCAAGCATGTGCCCAGGGCCATCTTTGTCGACCTGGAGCCCACTGTCATCGATGAGGTTCGCACCGGCTCCTACCGTCAGCTCTTCCACCCGGAGCAGCTCATCTCTGGAAAGGAGGATGCTGCTAACAACTTTGCCCGTGGCCATTACACTG TTGGAAAGGAGATCGTAGATCTATGCCTGGACCGTGTGCGCAAGTTGGCAGACAATTGCACTGGGCTGCAGGGATTCTTGGTGTTCAATGCTGTTGGTGGTGGAACTGGATCAGGACTTGGTTCTCTGCTGTTGGAGCGTCTCTCTGTTGATTATGGAAAGAAGTCCAAGCTTGGTTTCACCATTTACCCTTCCCCCCAG GTCTCAACAGCTGTTGTAGAGCCATACAACAGTGTCCTCTCCACCCACTCCTTGCTTGAGCACACTGACGTGGCAGTTCTCCTAGACAATGAGGCTATCTATGACATATGCCGGAGATCCCTTGACATCGAGAGGCCAACCTACACAAACTTGAACAGGCTCATCTCACAGATCATATCCTCACTCACCACTTCCCTGAGGTTTGATGGTGCTATCAATGTCGATGTCACCGAGTTCCAGACCAACCTTGTCCCATACCCTCGCATCCATTTCATGCTTTCATCTTATGCCCCTGTTATCTCGGCCGAGAAGGCTTACCATGAGCAGCTTTCTGTGCCTGAAATCACCAATGCTGTCTTTGAGCCATCAAGCATGATGGCCAAGTGTGACCCAAGGCACGGGAAGTACATGGCTTGCTGCTTGATGTACCGTGGTGATGTTGTTCCCAAGGATGTCAATGCCGCTGTTGCAACCATCAAGACCAAGAGAACTGTCCAGTTTGTTGACTG GTGTCCTACTGGGTTCAAGTGTGGCATCAACTACCAGCCACCCTCTGTTGTCCCCGGAGGTGACCTGGCGAAGGTTCAGCGTGCTGTGTGCATGATCAGCAACAACACTGCTGTTGCTGAGGTTTTCTCGCGCATCGACCACAAGTTCGACTTGATGTATGCTAAGCGCGCCTTTGTGCACTGGTACGTCGGTGAGGGAATGGAAGAAGGTGAATTCTCAGAAGCCCGTGAGGACTTGGCTGCTCTTGAGAAGGACTACGAGGAAGTCGGCGCCGAGGGCGCAGACGACGAGGGCGATGACGCAGAAGACTATTAG